A window of Ictalurus furcatus strain D&B chromosome 4, Billie_1.0, whole genome shotgun sequence genomic DNA:
GGTTAAAACAGtgcaaacatgcgcacacatgctgcagtattagaccataagcacatcataatgaaattaaaactgaatcccagacattttctcaaatttagacgcttttttaaggtcagaaaaagaggatgtatggtcaccctaacaaaagcatttctattcatttctaccaaatttaCTTTGCCCAAAATTTATTTGcccatgcaccaggaggttgctcacgtGAGTCACGACTGACAAGAAAGAACCAGAattataatcaagcagctgtctatactgtgctatgtcaaaagattaatttctttcatttttaaataaaaaaaatgtactcctgatagtattcccttttttatttatttttttaccaaatgtacctgtaatctgattactttgttttttgatgtaactgtaatggattacagttaccagtttttttgtatcctgattacgtaatgcTGTtgcatgtattccgttactccccaagcttgtaaatatatatatatatatatatatatatatatatatatatatatatatatatatatatacacacacactgtatattacaGTCACTTAAACCGTGTGACTCAAaactaaaataacaaaaatgtgtctaaatatcaaatatcagGTATCTAAAATGCCCCCCTTACAAATTTCTCCAAATTAAACCAGCCTATAACAGGAAGACGACATAGACTACTGGAGGCCCTCTTTCTTTCCAAGGCTGGTGACATAACTTACAATGCTTACTCGCCACTGAGCATGAGTAAGTATAAATATATCGTTTTATTTCCATCCCGAAATAAATAGGCCATCACGGCGTGGCCTCGTGACCTTGGCGTGGCGCGCTCGCAGAGATTTCCCGCCTGAAACGCGAGAGTCTGGCCGTGCTGTTATTTCTCCTTGGTCAAGGCAGACTGACGGACACCGAGGCCAAAAACGGGTCAAGTCTCGCCATCTGATCTCATTCagtcttctgtgtgtgtgtgtggggacagGGCGCTTCCGTGGAAGACCAGACGTGACATAATATCTAAAAAGTGATACTCTCTTCTGCTGAGCACGTGCCACCGTCCAGCTGCAATGGCGCCGAATAACAACACGTGCGTTGAATAATATATCAAAAATACGATTGTTTAGACATATTAGATAATAATATAGTTTAGACATACTGACTATGTCTAAAATGGTCTTGGCCTGCCTGTTAAATAAAGTCTGTGCCTGTATAATGGACATCAAAACAATAACAGCTACTAGCTACAGCTAACATGATAGCAGGTAATGTGGAACACTTTCTTGGTAAATGCACAAACTGTGCATttacaaaatgcacaaaatgcaaatttataccacagagccaaatctaattggtcagaagatgcTTAATTGACAGCAGTTAAATGAAAATTCTAATTCAAATGAcagattaatattaatgcgctcattccaATACTACATTTCTGTAGCAACACTTGCCTCATTCACAGGGCCTTGTATACTGGACATAATAAGAGGTGGACATAATCTGACCCTaatagtaaacaaataaatacatggtgttttttaacaaagaaataacgtgtaattgttgatatggacAGAGAACATTGCATTTcttgagaaaaaagagagaaaacctGGGagcaactgtttataactgctatgaCATAAGTGCTAACAGGATGACGTTCCACAACActgaactataaacagataaaaatgtattgttcaTTGATCAATTACGATATTAATTGTCGTCAAATCGTTGtggtagaaaaataaaatgtttcggGACACGCTGTTGTACAAAAGTAATCCACTTCCTGGTATCACACTACCCTATCACAGACTACTTTCCTATAGCTGCACACCTGGCATGATTTGTTCCTTACATAATTAATATTAGGCCTTATTGATCCTTTCATGATGAAATGAAACAGtgatacattattatttacaaaatgcaCACCTTAGCACAACTCTGTCTTGCAAACCACATAACCGTTGGTAATGTGGGACAGTTAGTTTGGTAAAGTAGGATAGCCATCTGGTGTCTAAATGAAGGTTTATTTGATACTATGTAGGAAATTAAAAATTTTCATTATCATCAAGAATAGAACAAGAAATGCTTTAGacatcttttgatctttcatttcaatttaaacAAAGCAGGCCTTGGTAATAAAGCAGCCgtaatgaaataataacaaatgtaaatgtcagtGACTTCCAGTCCCTATTAGTCATGTAGCTCAAACTATTTTTAAGGAGCTCCTTATTATTAAGTACTAGTCACAATGGCCTTTTACCTCACTGTTTCGTGGTGTTTTTGTGTTCAAttctttaaaagattttttctctctgcctgctagGATTTGCTTGTTAGCAATGTTGACAGCTCTGTATTAGCTACTAGCTACAGCTACAACATTACCATATACAACGATCAGTCATAACTGATCGAAATGAAAACTACCTGCCTAAtactgtgtaggtcccccttgtgccaaaACAGCTCGGACCCGTCGCCtgcacaagacctctgaaggtgctgctgtggtatctggcaccaagatgttagcagcagatcctttaagtcctgttagttgcgaggtggggcctccatggattgaacttgtttgtccagcatatcccacagatgctcaatcagacttagatctgaggaatttggaTGCCAAGTTAacatcttgaactctttgtcatgttcctcaaaccgttcctgaacagtttttgcagtgtgccaTGGTGCatttatcctgctgaaagaggccactcccattagggaatactgttgccatgaaagggtgtacttggtctgcagcaatgtttaggtaggtggtacgtgtcaaagtaacatccaaatatatgccaggacccaaggctTCCCAGCAGAGCATTGCCCAGAACATCACCCTACCTCTGTTGGCTTGCcctcttcccatagtgcatcctggtgccatctcttccccagtgATGTGCACGCACCTGGCCATCcaaatgatgtaaaagaaaactgattcatcagaccaggccaccttcgtCCATTTCGCCAGGGTCCAGTTCTGATTTTCATGTGCctattgtaggtgctttcagcagtGAACAtagctatgcagccccatacacagcaagctgcaatgcactgtgtccTGACATCTTTCTATCACAGCCATTAACATTTTCaccaatttgtgctacagtagctgttCTGTGGGATTGGATCCGATGGGCTAACCTTCGCTTCCCACATGAGATTGGGCACCCATAGCCagttttggtaggtactaaccactacataccaggaacacccgaCAAGACCtgtcattttggagatgcttacgcttacacttgcccatttttggtaaatggtaaatggtctgcacttatatagcgctttttaaccttagcagttctacaaaccattcacacacacacacacacaccaatggtagcagagctgccaggCAAGCCGCTGGCTTGCCATCAGGGGCAACTTGAGGTTCGGTGAGTAAATGTTCTTGCCCAaggtcacgtgggccgggaatcgaaccgcaaaccctacgattagtggacaaccctctctaccacctgaaccacagctgcccaaacatcaactttgagaactgacgtttcactttctgcctaatatatttattattttagaaaacacATACTTGCTGTGAACACAATGTTCACTATTCCATTGCTTTAAATGTTCATTGTACTCAGTATTATTGTGGGGTATAATTTTTGTTACAGATGTAGCAGATTTTGTATGCAGCCTCAGAAACAGCATTAATCATCCTAAGCAATTTTCTCAGCCAGTGACCTCGCTTTGTGAGCTTAACTTAATAACTAGTGTATGTTAAGAGCAGACGTTACCTCCTAAACCTCTTTATCTGTTAGATAGTAAGCAGGCCACACTTCTTTTGTCTGCAGGTTGACATCATGTTTGGCAAGACCTTAATCAGCAGTCCCTTTAAGAATAAGCAACTGATAAACACCTCTTATCATGAATTCCAGACTGCCATAAAATCTAaggctgttttttcttttaaatcaccTGTTGTAGGCTAGAGTAGATCAAGATTTAGAAATTTTGCATGGTGTGTGTTGTAGGTGATACATTTCCATTGATTGTCTGCATATTTTGACTGAGCACAGAACCTGTGCTTTGACTTGCAGAGCTATGTTTAGACTCTTCACTGAATTGGCTCAGGCACAAACcagcaaaagcaaaaacatgTTTAGTCAGCAGAGCAATTAGATGCTGCCAGCTTACTTGCATGGcatgatttaatatttaataaatatgaagaaaatgtgCTTTGTACCAGAATTGTCACATCGACAAATGACAAATCTAGCCCAGAAAAATATGTGAAACTTTCTGATCTTTGAAACATACACACCAGCTCAGACATGTTTGACAATTCCAACTATTCTGAAACTGCTGGAGTACACAAAACAGCAATAATGTTTTTGCAAGTCCTCAAAGGCGAAGCACTCTCAGCTGAAGTCTACTGAAGCAGACGTCTAGGCAGTTGACTGCGAGCGCTCAGTCAGAACGAGTCTCCGACAGTAACCGCAGaatatttcattaattaatgagCGTTTTGTGGTGCTATTAAAGCACTTGCACGCCCCATCTGGCACTAAGCTCACCCTCTTAACACATTTACTCACTCCAGATCTCAGTCTGAGGAGTGATGGAGCGAGATCGAGAGGGAAGAAGAACACACTAAAATTTAAGTGCATGCAGTATGGGGCCATATCTTCAGTAAGAACATGCTGGTCTGTGAGAACAGTTTGTAAAAAGAGACATACATATGAACTGGCATATGTTCATTCATTGGGGGGAAGAAAGTATTTCGTGCTAAGAAAATAATGTGTTTGTAATAGTAACATACATTAGGTTACATGTAAGCAGGACATCTGAGATTTTCTGAAGTTACACATAATAATATCATTAATCTTTCATAGTGAAAATATTAGAGGCAGAGCACACGCTTAGAAATCAGGATATGTCCTTCATTTTTATTACAAGAACATTACAGGGCTGAATCTCTCATTAAGTAAATATTCTTGTGTAAGCTCACCATTTAGTGTAGAATATGAATAATAGTTTGACCAAACACTGTACATCTAAACCTCACCTCTTTCTCCCAGCTCTGTGAGTAACATTATCATAGTCCTGAGAAATTATATAAAAGGTAGGGCTGCTATAAATAAGGCCAGCCACAAAAAAGTGATGCAATCTGTTGATCTAGCAGGACCTTGAGGCCTTCAGCTGTTTCTGgtgtatgtacttttttttctgtttttcagtccATCTCAACCTCTTCCACCAACCCCCATTTGTGGAGAAGGCAAAACTTcaaaacagacacaaaaaaagagaaagaaaaaaagatgttgATACCCAGCAGGCACCCTGCCTTCACTGGAGCACGATATAGCCATGTGGAAGCTTCTACTCAAACATCAGGCCCATTTCAGTGTGAGCTGCAGTCTCTACCCGCAGAGAAAAGTCACGTGAATTCACGTTTTTTAGTCACTTCACATATTATGTTTCACACACACGTATCACATGTGCATGCGTTTTTATCTTTCACgttattttccccccacattttttTCATGTCATGGTCATGGAGTTCTTTTTCACATGTACGTTCAGATGTGATTTTCTCATATGATTCGCTTATTTTCATGTGTGATCACATTGTTCGCCTGACATCACGTCTTTACTGGTTTCAGGTTAAAGTGTTAAAGTTAAAGTGCATTTTCATCTATTTTCCAAGGATGCTCCCTATCGGTTGATAATCACATTCCATGACTCGATCGCAAGTCGCTAAATTGGGCCGACCTCACGAACCGATTGCAATTTGTCGACGTAAAACATGCGAGGACGTAAAGCACATGATGACGCACATGATGACGCACATTAAACTTTAGCGCTGCAGTCGTGTCATCACCAGCGTGGGATTATTACGAGGTCtcaaagaaacaatgaaaaattcacCATTTGCCGTGTATTTTTAaactcctatttttttttaaacgttcaTTGTAAAACGGAtatttgttgtgcttatttatttgattctcaattaaaacaacaatctacaacattactgtaaataatataaccaaggcaacAATTGTGGTATTACtttatatggggaaaaaaagagagtttAACAGTGACGATCAACAGAAAGCTTACATATCAGTTATATAAAGCTTGCACGATCGGGATTGGGATCGCGACGACAAGAAATCGGTAATTGGTATCAGCTGCGAAAATCCTGATCGGCGCATCCCTAATATGTTCATctatgtgaaatgtgtgtgattggctATAGTCTAGCAATTTCCAAATGCATTTAGAGCTGTGTACTTTATTATGTACAAGATCGGATTTATTGTGGGATCCTGTTTAAATGCAATCAATAATTCACGCCATGTGGACATAATAGACATTAAAGTGATTAGTGAAAGATGCCTGTTGGAGTATGGCCTGTGATTCCTTGGAATTTTGCAGTGCTGCAGTCTTCATTATTATTGGATGTGTTTGCTAGGTGAACAGTTGCCGAGGTGTTTTGTAGTACTGTACGTTATGGACTAGCCTATATGAGGCAGTGTAAATGACACAGGCTCGTGGCCTGACTGGCTTCATGAAGTTTATTTTCCCCCTCGGATTGAACGCATGCGCGCAGATGCTCGGTAGTGGAGAGACTTGTGAATGGGGTGGGGGGAGTATTTCGGGTGTACAGTCATAAGTCGGACTCAGAGGAGCCAGGAAGTAACTGTGAGCCATGCCGCGCCACGGATAAAGTAAAAGCGAGCGCGCGCCTCGTCGTCAGCAGCCagtgatctcacacacacacacacacacgcgcgcacacgcacacacgcacacgcacgggGAGGGAGAATACTAGCCGACTACGAAATCGTGCCAAATGTATCGTAGTGACGGACACTGACCGCACAGGAGCTCGGGAACGCTAGAAATTCCTGTCGCAAAATAACGCGAATATTAAAGCAGCGCACCGACACGCGCTTCATcctgtgaagaagaaaaagacggAAGGAAGCGCGAGCGGGATTTTAGCGGGGAGTTCCGAAGAGGCTGTTTCTCTTGCACTGTATAAGACAACAAAAGTCGGCAAAATAGAGCACGTAACGTTCAAGATGCCTCGGGTGGTCCCGGATCAGAGGAGCAAGTTTGAGAACGAGGAGTTCTTCAGGAAGCTGAGCCGCGAGTGCGAGGTAAACTTCATCCGTCCAAGTGGCGGAAACAAAGTGAACACTTCTCTCTCGAGACGAAGTGCACGAGAGCCAGCTGAGCCGAGCTGAGCCGAGCTGAGCCGTGGCGCACTTTTATTCGTTTTAACCAATATTTCTTCAAACTTGGACGCATTTTACATCGGGAAAGTGTCTCATCCACAGTTTCTGTCACTTTATTGTTACCTGACTGTGGTATAAACTGCATTTGGTATTATACAAGACGTGCTTTTCCGCCTCATCCTTTACCTCAGCTCCTGTCACCTTGATAAAGCGCATCACCTTTTCACCGACCAAACACTCACGACTCTTTCCGTGTTTATTAAACTTTGTCTAATTTCAGGAGTTTCACCAAGTTTGTTGTttgtagtttataacactgaagCTGCGCATTGTATATGATTTGGTGAGATGATTTGGGGAGGAAGTCGGGACACTCAAAACCGTAGAGGTTTTTGAGACTGTTGCAGAAGGTTTGCTTTATGAAAAGCGTGTTGTTTTTGCGTGTTTACTGACAGATTAAATACACGGGTTTCCGAGACCGACCCCACGAGGAGAGACAAGCCCGCTTCCAGAACGCCTGCCGGGACGGACGCTCAGAAATAGTGAGTATTTCTTttcctcagtttttttttcctcctcctccctgtatctctctccctttttcacCAGCAGTTTCATCAGCTGTTGAATTAAATCGAGGTGTTTTGGTCTAATGTTAGCATCTTTCATATAAGCTTGTAAACACGAGGCTAATAAACACCCGGAACTCCAGACACTTCCTCGTTTTCTGTCAGAACAGTAACAAGCAAATTACACACCAGCTACTTCCAGCGTGTGGagcagaagagaaagaaaggcagcTTTAGTTTCAGGTTGAAAGGTAAGTTCGGTGGTTTTAGGGTGGTGTGAATGGGTTGTGAAAAGGATTTGCCCGTCAGCCACTACATTCTGTCTGGACTTTTTATTTGAATCATCTGTCTCTCCGTGATCAGCTCGGATGGGTGTCGGGTTCAAAGCTCTTATAAACACCTCCAGTCGGTGCAGGTGAGCTATTGTAGTGTGTTTGCTGGTTTCTAATACACGTGAACGAGATTATACAGATGCAGGTGATACAGTTCACAAGATTCAcacatttggtttaaaaaataaataaattatatatatatatatatatatatatatatatatatatatatatatatgtgtgtgtgtgtgtgtatatatatgtgtgtgtgtgtatatatatatatatatatatatatatatacacacacacacacacacacacacataacatgtacacacacataaatatacatatatatgcttGTTATGATGAACGAAAATGTGGTAAACCTTAAACCTAAGCACTTAATGTATCAACATTATCAacattatatattgtatttatgcatgtatgtatgcatatttttattttaaagcaggACACTTATTGAATGATTCCTTTACTACATATGGAGTACTCGGATCATAACTGTTTGGATCTATTTACAATGTGTATATCATATACATGGTAGAGCATGTAACGTATTTGTGATGTAATTTCTATCATTCTTATAAAAACAAAGCAGCGTTTATTATAAGGTTATTATTGCGACATACTCCCGTTATATTTTAGGCACCGACATTTGCCGCACATTTCAGATCTGACGATTAAAAAGCAGAGTCCGGAATCTTGAGACGTTAAGTACAGACTGTTCTCTTTTAGTTTTCCATACACTCACAAGATTATTAAATTACCGTGGTACGATTGTAAACCAGTGTATTAGTCCTGCCGCTATTAATGTAAGGGAAGGGCTGcatataaaacaatttattgATTTTTCGAAACCTCTCTCGCTTTGTTCATCTGCTATCTTACAACGTCCAACAGACGTTTGCtcctttattcttttttcatttccatcTCATAGTCAGTCTTAAGTGTGCCGCAGCGCAGCTCGCCAGCAGTGAGAGTTGGTAAAATAGAATCAGATGTGCGTAACTCAATACTTcaaatgggggaaaatgatgacttgtgtttttctctctctttcttttgccctctctctcttttcccttcttCCCCGGGCCCTGGCTCCAGGctgttctcctcctcctcctcctcctttctgATGTGCAAAAGAAATGGCGGGCTGCATAATTAATGCCTAGGCTGGGCTTTTCTGATCCTGTTTGTATTGATTTCCCTCTAAAAGGCTTTTGTGGCGACCGGCACCAATCTCTCGCTGCAGTTCTTCCCCGCCAACCTGCATGGTGAGCAAAGGCAGATGCCCAGCCGAGAGTATGTGGacttcgagagagagacaggaaaggTAACCACTCTCTTTATCATTCTGTCTCTTGACTCACTTTTGTTCAGGTTAGCATTATTGGCCCAACCACATCTTTGTACAGTAACACCAAAGCATTTCAAACAGGccatatatttataaatttatgtCATGTTTTGACATGTATCTAAATCTATGCAGTCATACAAACCCAGAGcagaaacagaacagaagactcacacacatatttcagagattttatAGTGGCTGTTTCTTTAATCTCTGTTTATATCCACATTCTATCAAGCTGTGGAATTGTACGTTTTGTtcttctttgtttctttatCTCTGGTTGATAACTCTAATAATCTCCATTCCAACAAATCTCTTCTTCGGATTATGTTCAGTCATTTGGGACATAAAATCAACTCTGTTTTTGCTTCTCTTTTCCTCCCCATTTTCACATCCTGAAATGCGCTAATATTTGCATAGTTTGCTCATCCTCATACACTTATACGGCTTTTCCTTAAAGCTCTAGAATTCCAAGTACAACACTTACAGAACTTATATCAAATGGCTACAGAGTAGGTTTCTTCTGGTTCGGTTGggttttaaataatgaaaggCTTGGTTGTCTGTAATTGTCTATAATGATGGCTTTGTATACATTTTAAGGATGAAATATTATGTTTTACTTCcctgaaaaaaacaactattgAGCGACGCATGTCACCAGTCTCCATTTATAGATAGATATGATTTTCTAAACTGCCCCCTCTCCCCTTCACTTCCTTTATATATTCAGAGGATGTGTAGTCTAGCGCAAACTCTCCAAAACCCATAAGAATGTAATATAAACCCATACCATAATGCATTTGTGTCTCTGTTCCATGCATTACTTTGATCAGAAACACTTGTTATTTTAGAAGAAACTGCCACATCAGCTTTTGCTATTAATATTAGGCTACACTACTGAATATtacttcatttttataaatcaagttaatgttgttgtttttcaaatGTCCTTGGCATGGCACAGAGCCACAATGtgcaaatgagtgtgtgaatgtgtgtgtgtgtgtgtgcgcatgtggtgccctgcgatggactggtcaACATGGCCAATTTTTTTCTGCTTATCAAATCTTTCTATCTATCCtctatctatcaatccatctatccatctatctatctatccatccatcagcTGACATAAACAGTTTATTTGATAAGGGCAGTCATATTGTACCTGTGTTATATCGTTATAAGCTCCGGTTAATTTCTGAGAGCAGAGCTAGAACCCACctcctcttccttttttttttcaggcatcCTGAACCTGTTGCCTCTTTAACATAACCAGCTTATTTTGTCCTCTCGGTGACAGTGAGAGAATGAAATGttatagctctctctctctctctctatctatctgtctatatatatatatatatatatatatatatatatatatatatatatatatatatatgcagaatTAGCTGATCCATAGATCAGCAATTTGAGATGTATCCTGCATACTGAATGTCCTGTGAATCTGTTAAAGCAGACAGCGATCTC
This region includes:
- the cbfb gene encoding core-binding factor subunit beta isoform X1; the protein is MPRVVPDQRSKFENEEFFRKLSRECEIKYTGFRDRPHEERQARFQNACRDGRSEIAFVATGTNLSLQFFPANLHGEQRQMPSREYVDFERETGKVYLKAPMILNGVCVIWRGWIDLQRLDGMGCLEYDDERAQHEDALAQAAFEEARRRTRDFEDRDRSHREDLEPRRQQDPSPGSNMGNTDDHKMR
- the cbfb gene encoding core-binding factor subunit beta isoform X2, whose translation is MPRVVPDQRSKFENEEFFRKLSRECEIKYTGFRDRPHEERQARFQNACRDGRSEIAFVATGTNLSLQFFPANLHGEQRQMPSREYVDFERETGKVYLKAPMILNGVCVIWRGWIDLQRLDGMGCLEYDDERAQHEDALAQAAFEEARRRTRDFEDRDRSHREDLEATAGPQPWLQHGQH
- the cbfb gene encoding core-binding factor subunit beta isoform X3, with the translated sequence MPRVVPDQRSKFENEEFFRKLSRECEIKYTGFRDRPHEERQARFQNACRDGRSEIAFVATGTNLSLQFFPANLHGEQRQMPSREYVDFERETGKVYLKAPMILNGVCVIWRGWIDLQRLDGMGCLEYDDERAQHEDALAQAAFEEARRRTRDFEDRDRSHREDLEDPVASKIWD